A stretch of Anolis sagrei isolate rAnoSag1 chromosome X, rAnoSag1.mat, whole genome shotgun sequence DNA encodes these proteins:
- the ARMC6 gene encoding armadillo repeat-containing protein 6 isoform X2, whose protein sequence is MAAKRITQETFDDVVQENIVEFGMDPEEALADAIQQFESQGVDLSNIVKVAPNPTAENGPEQKHAILQTLDSLQKALLNTNSDQVDELLVSFAKQCRKELAVRYLAGQKGAYSTVLAACRRAVEGHCSMLKALQALAALLDGQPDLLEACGRELVLQALRESGPEEAELTLAAVRCVRHACLKHERNRQELVQAGVLGLLTSAIQRHGERAEVVREACLGLRVMTFDDDIRVPFGHAHDHAKSIVVEHNGLGVLIEAAKAFTDNCDVLSEICATLARLSVRNEFCQDIVDLGGLNFIVALLADSIDHQDLVKQVLSAIRAIAGNDDVKDAIVNAGGTDLIVLAMSRHLGSPQVCEQSCAALCMLALRKPENCRVIMEGGGALAALQAMKAHPREAGVQKQACMLIRNLVAHSQDFSQPILDLGAESLIAEARATHRDCDDVAKAALRDLGCKVELRELWTGQKGSLAR, encoded by the exons ATGGCAGCCAAAAGGATTACCCAAGAAACCTTTGACGATGTGGTGCAGGAGAATATTGTGGAGTTCGGCATGGATCCAGAGGAGGCTTTGGCCGACGCCATCCAACAATTCGAGTCTCAAG GTGTGGATTTGAGCAACATAGTGAAGGTGGCGCCAAATCCCACTGCTGAGAATGGACCAGAACAGAAACATGCCATTTTACAG ACCCTGGACAGCCTCCAGAAGGCCCTCCTCAACACCAACTCCGATCAAGTGGACGAGCTGCTGGTCAGCTTCGCAAAGCAGTGCCGGAAGGAGCTGGCCGTCCGGTACCTGGCAGGCCAGAAGGGCGCCTACTCTACGGTGCTGGCTGCCTGCCGCCGGGCCGTGGAGGGCCATTGCTCAATGCTCAAGGCCTTGCAGGCACTGGCAGCGCTGCTGGACGGCCAGCCGGACCTACTGGAGGCCTGTGGGAGGGAGCTAGTTCTGCAAGCGCTGCGGGAGAGTGGTCCCGAGGAGGCCGAGCTGACCCTGGCTGCGGTGCGCTGCGTGCGCCACGCCTGCCTGAAGCATGAGCGGAACCGACAGGAGCTAGTGCAGGCAGGGGTACTAGGCCTGCTGACCAGCGCCATCCAGCGGCATGGGGAGCGGGCCGAGGTGGTGCGTGAGGCCTGTCTGGGCCTGCGGGTCATGACCTTCGACGACGATATCCGGGTGCCCTTCGGCCATGCACATGACCACGCCAAAAGCATTGTGGTCGAACACAACGGCTTGGGTGTGCTCATCGAGGCTGCCAAGG CCTTCACTGACAACTGCGATGTCCTGAGTGAGATCTGTGCCACTTTGGCCCGGCTTTCTGTCCGGAATGAGTTTTGCCAGGACATTGTGGACTTGGGAGGCTTGAACTTCATCGTGGCCCTGCTAGCCGATAGCATAGACCACCAG GATCTGGTGAAGCAGGTACTGAGCGCCATCCGGGCCATTGCGGGCAACGATGACGTGAAGGACGCCATTGTCAATGCCGGTGGGACTGACCTCATTGTGCTGGCCATGAGCCGCCATCTTGGAAGCCCCCAG GTGTGCGAACAGAGCTGTGCGGCACTGTGCATGCTGGCCCTGCGCAAGCCAGAGAACTGCCGGGTCATCATGGAAGGCGGCGGGGCCTTGGCGGCACTCCAGGCCATGAAGGCCCACCCCCGGGAGGCCGGCGTCCAG AAGCAGGCCTGCATGCTCATCCGCAACTTGGTGGCTCACAGCCAGGACTTTTCGCAGCCCATTCTGGATCTGGGAGCCGAGAGCCTGATCGCGGAGGCCCGGGCCACCCACCGGGACTGCGACGACGTAGCCAAGGCAGCATTGCGGGACCTGGGCTGCAAGGTGGAGCTGCGCGAGCTCTGGACCGGGCAGAAGGGTAGCCTGGCCCGTTGA
- the ARMC6 gene encoding armadillo repeat-containing protein 6 isoform X1, protein MVLIVRKISKMAAKRITQETFDDVVQENIVEFGMDPEEALADAIQQFESQGVDLSNIVKVAPNPTAENGPEQKHAILQTLDSLQKALLNTNSDQVDELLVSFAKQCRKELAVRYLAGQKGAYSTVLAACRRAVEGHCSMLKALQALAALLDGQPDLLEACGRELVLQALRESGPEEAELTLAAVRCVRHACLKHERNRQELVQAGVLGLLTSAIQRHGERAEVVREACLGLRVMTFDDDIRVPFGHAHDHAKSIVVEHNGLGVLIEAAKAFTDNCDVLSEICATLARLSVRNEFCQDIVDLGGLNFIVALLADSIDHQDLVKQVLSAIRAIAGNDDVKDAIVNAGGTDLIVLAMSRHLGSPQVCEQSCAALCMLALRKPENCRVIMEGGGALAALQAMKAHPREAGVQKQACMLIRNLVAHSQDFSQPILDLGAESLIAEARATHRDCDDVAKAALRDLGCKVELRELWTGQKGSLAR, encoded by the exons ATGGTGTTAATT GTTAGGAAAATAAGCAAAATGGCAGCCAAAAGGATTACCCAAGAAACCTTTGACGATGTGGTGCAGGAGAATATTGTGGAGTTCGGCATGGATCCAGAGGAGGCTTTGGCCGACGCCATCCAACAATTCGAGTCTCAAG GTGTGGATTTGAGCAACATAGTGAAGGTGGCGCCAAATCCCACTGCTGAGAATGGACCAGAACAGAAACATGCCATTTTACAG ACCCTGGACAGCCTCCAGAAGGCCCTCCTCAACACCAACTCCGATCAAGTGGACGAGCTGCTGGTCAGCTTCGCAAAGCAGTGCCGGAAGGAGCTGGCCGTCCGGTACCTGGCAGGCCAGAAGGGCGCCTACTCTACGGTGCTGGCTGCCTGCCGCCGGGCCGTGGAGGGCCATTGCTCAATGCTCAAGGCCTTGCAGGCACTGGCAGCGCTGCTGGACGGCCAGCCGGACCTACTGGAGGCCTGTGGGAGGGAGCTAGTTCTGCAAGCGCTGCGGGAGAGTGGTCCCGAGGAGGCCGAGCTGACCCTGGCTGCGGTGCGCTGCGTGCGCCACGCCTGCCTGAAGCATGAGCGGAACCGACAGGAGCTAGTGCAGGCAGGGGTACTAGGCCTGCTGACCAGCGCCATCCAGCGGCATGGGGAGCGGGCCGAGGTGGTGCGTGAGGCCTGTCTGGGCCTGCGGGTCATGACCTTCGACGACGATATCCGGGTGCCCTTCGGCCATGCACATGACCACGCCAAAAGCATTGTGGTCGAACACAACGGCTTGGGTGTGCTCATCGAGGCTGCCAAGG CCTTCACTGACAACTGCGATGTCCTGAGTGAGATCTGTGCCACTTTGGCCCGGCTTTCTGTCCGGAATGAGTTTTGCCAGGACATTGTGGACTTGGGAGGCTTGAACTTCATCGTGGCCCTGCTAGCCGATAGCATAGACCACCAG GATCTGGTGAAGCAGGTACTGAGCGCCATCCGGGCCATTGCGGGCAACGATGACGTGAAGGACGCCATTGTCAATGCCGGTGGGACTGACCTCATTGTGCTGGCCATGAGCCGCCATCTTGGAAGCCCCCAG GTGTGCGAACAGAGCTGTGCGGCACTGTGCATGCTGGCCCTGCGCAAGCCAGAGAACTGCCGGGTCATCATGGAAGGCGGCGGGGCCTTGGCGGCACTCCAGGCCATGAAGGCCCACCCCCGGGAGGCCGGCGTCCAG AAGCAGGCCTGCATGCTCATCCGCAACTTGGTGGCTCACAGCCAGGACTTTTCGCAGCCCATTCTGGATCTGGGAGCCGAGAGCCTGATCGCGGAGGCCCGGGCCACCCACCGGGACTGCGACGACGTAGCCAAGGCAGCATTGCGGGACCTGGGCTGCAAGGTGGAGCTGCGCGAGCTCTGGACCGGGCAGAAGGGTAGCCTGGCCCGTTGA
- the SUGP2 gene encoding SURP and G-patch domain-containing protein 2, which yields MASRRMTREQFDALAQTKAKPYHFDQSNPIDVALHQLRVQSRPVPRTQYNDEEGDFCGDGKFGSSDWREELRDDYSLPAYRSGSQVAEEDDYYDKSSPLQASRTRDYIQPPSREREYGHSSSAERDYTGLSSRNRNYGLLASHEQDYSHGVLAREPSKRQNASYSSAELLGDFRGSLGALEEAAHGSDYDLDYGIERGLGLSLPIGRGRGTQRKRGMAPRAELGIPAQKWGTKNVALMDNPLAESLKRPLQQTVLSQRPRLFLTPLEKEFRLKPVDPTDIFSTFGIEIIKWAGFDDVRQDSEYSELFRMLFTVETETCAKMLASFKCSLKSEHQRFCLSSVKTLQHLALRAPKVDSQFLSLLLEKKVMVEKNDFFEVIGPFDRYVMRLQNYLLKSATPLLMACNSYELSMKTSSVSKPAQISVALETTVSLCRKALALLGMTFALATAFRQEKILEALSIQEAAPPATSFPNFDTSALFGKEYIEHLKGWLEKSGCQMRLKLPATDVPQESAGNVSETQPKIKIPQRADQKVITTIEKLVDNMVSGLLSEKEKTELGDNPDYWFLQEEESLEHKYYKLKLSEAEQLAAKADSQKEEEEKEKEKVAAAKMREEDALRRVLCAKKIASLKKKLFRGRRSGILQRAARARRARRANVGTQTLLSDKMLKLDPQEAQGPAEEPPSDAAGSSESTASEAPLDPEDTALAGQFPDVDPKTMLTARKLAMFVAEVGPEIEQFSIENSADNPDLWFLQDPESSAFKYYRLKVQQLCSVPSEETEESEGEEPGKAEEEGPATEEEGLATEPEPPTAVPAKGPPFGRKRVSSKTLKVGLIPASKRVCLIDEPKVHDPVRIAYDRPHSYQPNRNKKSTPRDLEFRHKRLNQKNVGFQMLQKMGWKEGLGLGAEGRGITEPIKVGSTSAGQGLGIGDKKEDTFSTFRQRMIKMYYMKRAGK from the exons ATGGCGTCTCGGCGGATGACACGGGAGCAGTTCGATGCCCTGGCGCAGACCAAGGCCAAGCCATACCACTTTGATCAGAGCAACCCCATCGATGTGGCGCTCCATCAGCTCAGAG TTCAGTCGCGTCCTGTCCCTCGAACCCAGTACAACGACGAGGAAGGGGATTTCTGTGGCGATGGGAAGTTTGGGTCCAGTGATTGGCGTGAGGAGCTGAGAGATGACTACTCTCTGCCTGCCTACAGATCAGGCAGCCAGGTTGCTGAAGAGGACGACTATTATGACAAAAGTAGCCCCCTACAAGCATCTCGCACCCGAGACTACATCCAGCCACCTTCCCGTGAGCGGGAATATGGTCATTCCTCATCTGCAGAAAGGGATTACACTGGCCTGTCGTCCCGAAACCGGAACTACGGTCTCCTGGCCTCCCACGAACAGGACTACAGCCATGGTGTCTTGGCTAGAGAACCGTCCAAGCGGCAAAATGCCAGCTACAGCTCTGCGGAGCTTTTGGGAGACTTTCGGGGCTCCCTGGGGGCTTTGGAAGAGGCTGCTCATGGATCCGATTACGACCTAGACTATGGCATTGAGAGAGGACTTGGCCTCTCTCTGCCCattgggaggggaaggggaacacAACGGAAGCGTGGCATGGCACCTCGAGCAGAGCTTGGCATACCTGCCCAAAAATGGGGGACTAAAAATGTAGCCCTGATGGACAATCCCCTGGCAGAATCCCTAAAGCGCCCCCTGCAGCAAACTGTGCTTTCCCAGCGTCCACGGCTGTTCTTGACTCCCCTAGAGAAAGAGTTCAGATTGAAGCCTGTGGACCCCACAGATATTTTCTCCACCTTCGGGATCGAAATCATCAAGTGGGCCGGGTTTGACGACGTTCGGCAGGACTCAGAGTATTCGGAGCTCTTCCGAATGCTCTTCACGGTGGAGACAGAGACCTGCGCCAAGATGCTGGCTTCCTTCAAGTGCTCGTTGAAGTCCGAGCACCAGCGCTTCTGCCTCTCCAGTGTGAAGACCCTGCAGCACCTGGCGCTGAGGGCACCCAAAGTGGACAGCCAGTTCTTGAGCCTCCTCCTGGAGAAAAAGGTGATGGTGGAGAAGAACGACTTCTTCGAGGTCATCGGGCCCTTTGACCGCTACGTCATGCGGCTCCAGAACTACCTGCTGAAAAGCGCCACTCCGCTGCTCATGGCCTGCAACTCCTATGAGCTCAGCATGAAGACCAGCAGTGTCAGCAAGCCGGCCCAGATATCAGTTGCTTTGGAGACCACTGTCTCCCTCTGCCGTAAGGCTCTGGCCCTCCTTGGGATGACCTTTGCCCTGGCGACAGCCTTCCGGCAGGAGAAAATCCTAGAGGCTCTCAGCATCCAGGAGGCGGCACCGCCAGCCACCTCGTTCCCTAATTTTGACACCTCTGCTTTGTTTGGGAAAGAGTACATTGAGCACCTGAAGGGCTGGCTGGAGAAGAGCGGCTGCCAGATGCGCTTAAAGCTGCCTGCCACTGATGTGCCACAGGAGAGCGCAGGGAATGTGTCGGAAACCCAGCCCAAGATTAAGA TCCCTCAGCGGGCTGACCAGAAAGTCATCACTACAATCGAAAAACTCGTCGACAACATGGTCTCCGGTTTGCtgtcagaaaaagaaaaaactgaGCTCGGAGACAATCCAGACTATTG GTTTTTGCAGGAGGAGGAAAGCTTGGAGCACAAGTATTACAAGTTGAAGCTGTCTGAAGCAGAGCAGCTGGCGGCCAAGGCAGACTcacagaaagaggaggaggagaaggagaaggagaaagtggCCGCCGCCAAGATGCGGGAGGAGGACGCCCTGCGGCGGGTCCTGTGCGCCAAGAAAATTGCCAGCCTGAAGAAGAAGCTCTTCCGGGGCAGGCGGTCAGGGATCCTCCAACGGGCCGCCCGTGCCCGGAGAGCCAGAAGGGCAAACGTAGGGACGCAGACGCTGCTCTCAGACAAGATGCTAAAGCTGGATCCTCAGGAGGCCCAAGGCCCGGCAGAAGAGCCTCCGTCCGATGCAGCCGGCAGCTCAGAGTCCACAGCCAGCGAGGCCCCCTTGGATCCTGAAGATACAGCCTTGGCAGGCCAATTTCCAGATG TGGACCCCAAAACCATGCTCACAGCTCGGAAGCTGGCAATGTTTGTTGCCGAAGTGGGGCCCGAGATTGAGCAGTTCAGCATTGAAAACAGTGCGGACAATCCAGATCTGTG GTTTCTGCAGGACCCCGAGAGCTCGGCCTTCAAGTACTATCGCCTGAAGGTCCAGCAGCTCTGCTCCGTCCCCTCCGAAGAGACAGAGGAAAGTGAAGGAGAGGAGCCAGGCAAAGCGGAGGAGGAAGGACCGGCCACGGAGGAGGAAGGACTGGCCACGGAGCCAGAGCCACCAACGGCCGTCCCTGCAAAGGGTCCCCCCTTTGGGCGCAAGCGGGTGAGCAGCAAGACCTTGAAGGTGGGCCTGATCCCGGCCTCAAAGAGGGTCTGTCTCATCGATGAGCCCAAAG TTCACGATCCTGTCCGCATTGCTTACGACCGGCCACATAGCTACCAACCGAATCGGAACAAGAAG tCAACGCCAAGGGACTTGGAGTTCCGCCACAAGCGGCTGAACCAGAAGAACGTCGGCTTCCAGATGCTCCAGAAGATGGGCTGGAAGGAAGGCCTGGGCCTTGGGGCCGAAGGCAGGGGCATTACAGAGCCCATCAAAGT